A single genomic interval of Arachis duranensis cultivar V14167 chromosome 7, aradu.V14167.gnm2.J7QH, whole genome shotgun sequence harbors:
- the LOC107496481 gene encoding uncharacterized protein LOC107496481, protein MKISGKSLHAPPNPTPDSDLQPPKLFHRKKPRTPGKRLRKIGAPNGRRSRPETPLLKWKIHERNDGGDVGGVGDDDPVEEDQKSVVGAGRRSCRRKSETVSARKLAAGLWRLHLPEMPMVVRRSEDRLRLQHGIGHVGLPFPGRPNAMAHASDLKNLSQSPRSISGPKSGHFCELEPSFQFSNTEMEGATKWDPLCLKTSDEAQHIYNHMKFLDQKVSAVSVVSALEAELEQARTRIQELETERRSSKKKLEHFLKKVSEERAQWRSREHEKIRAYIDDIKAELSRERKSRQRFEIVNSKLVNELADVKLAAKRYMQEYEKEKKERKLIEEVCDELAKEIGDDKAEVEALKRESMKLREEVEEERKMLQMAEVWREERVQMKLIDAKVALEDKYSQMNILVAELEALLKSKGVSITPKEMKEAQSLQQAAAAMNIQDIKGFSYEPPNSEDIFAIFEDMNFGEPNEREIEPCVSHSPGSHASKIHRVSPEAKVLSKNNIQRHSDVFMDDNGDMDEDESGWETVSHVEDQGSSYSPEGSVQSFKKNHRQSNVSGRSVLEWEENAGQETPITEISEVCSIPAKQSKKVSSIARLWKSGPTNGDNYKIISLEGIHGRLSNGRLSNVGIMSPDHGSGKGGLSPQDILYQLSPPDSGNLHRGMKGCIPRTGQKHSLKTKLLEARMESQKVQLRHVLKQKI, encoded by the exons ATGAAGATTTCCGGCAAGTCACTTCACGCACCGCCGAACCCTACGCCGGACTCAGATCTCCAACCGCCGAAGTTGTTTCACCGGAAGAAGCCGAGGACGCCGGGGAAGAGGTTGAGGAAAATAGGAGCTCCGAACGGGAGGCGGAGCAGGCCGGAAACGCCGCTGCTGAAGTGGAAGATCCACGAGAGGAACGACGGCGGCGACGTTGGCGGAGTTGGAGACGATGATCCGGTCGAGGAGGACCAGAAGTCGGTCGTCGGAGCTGGCCGTAGAAGTTGCCGGAGGAAGAGTGAGACGGTGTCGGCTAGGAAGCTCGCTGCCGGACTGTGGCGGCTGCACCTGCCGGAGATGCCAATGGTGGTACGGAGGAGCGAGGATCGGTTGAGGCTTCAG CATGGAATCGGCCACGTAGGCCTCCCATTCCCCGGCCGTCCAAATGCCATGGCTCATGCTTCTGATCTGAAGAATCTATCCCAAAGTCCTCGTTCCATCTCTGGGCCAAAGAGCGGGCACTTCTGTGAG CTTGAACCTTCTTTCCAGTTTTCCAACACTGAAATGGAGGGTGCAACAAAGTGGGATCCTTTATGTTTAAAAACATCTGATGAGGCACAACATATCTACAACCACATGAAATTTCTTGATCAAAAGGTAAGTGCTGTATCTGTGGTATCTGCCCTTGAAGCTGAATTAGAGCAAGCTCGCACACGAATTCAGGAGCTTGAGACTGAACGCCGCTCCTCCAAAAAGAAACTTGAGCATTTCTTGAAGAAAGTCAGTGAGGAAAGGGCCCAATGGCGAAGCAGAGAGCATGAGAAAATCCGTGCATACATTGATGACATTAAAGCCGAGTTGAGTCGTGAAAGGAAAAGTCGGCAAAGGTTTGAAATTGTCAATTCAAAGCTGGTTAATGAGTTAGCAGATGTCAAACTAGCAGCAAAGCGTTACATGCAGGAAtatgagaaggagaagaaggaaagaaaattgattGAGGAAGTGTGTGATGAGCTTGCCAAGGAAATTGGAGATGACAAGGCTGAGGTTGAAGCGTTAAAGAGGGAGTCTATGAAACTTAGAGAAGAGGTCGAAGAGGAGAGAAAGATGTTACAGATGGCTGAAGTATGGCGTGAAGAACGTGTTCAAATGAAACTGATAGATGCAAAAGTTGCACTTGAAGATAAGTATTCACAGATGAATATACTTGTAGCTGAATTGGAAGCACTTCTTAAGTCAAAAGGTGTGAGCATAACTCCAAAGGAGATGAAAGAGGCACAGTCACTGCAACAGGCTGCAGCTGCAATGAACATTCAAGACATCAAAGGATTCTCGTATGAGCCACCCAATTCAGAAGATATTTTTGCCATCTTTGAGGATATGAATTTCGGTGAACCCAATGAGAGGGAGATTGAGCCTTGTGTTTCTCACAGCCCCGGTAGTCATGCCTCGAAGATCCATAGAGTGAGTCCTGAAGCCAAAGTACTCAGTAAGAACAACATTCAGAGACATTCAGATGTATTCATGGATGATAATGGTGATATGGATGAAGATGAAAGTGGATGGGAGACTGTGAGTCATGTTGAAGATCAAGGCTCAAGTTATTCGCCAGAAGGGAGTGTCCAGTCTTTCAAGAAGAATCATCGACAGAGTAATGTCTCGGGGAGGAGTGTGCTCGAATGGGAAGAAAATGCAGGCCAGGAGACACCAATCACTGAAATCAGTGAAGTGTGCTCTATACCCgctaagcaatcaaagaaggTATCATCTATAGCAAGGCTTTGGAAGTCGGGCCCAACCAACGGcgataattacaaaataatctCTTTGGAGGGAATTCATGGAAGGCTTTCAAATGGAAGGTTATCTAATGTGGGAATCATGTCCCCAGATCATGGTTCAGGTAAAGGAGGTTTAAGCCCCCAAGACATTCTATACCAGTTGAGTCCTCCTGATTCGGGAAATCTGCATCGAGGCATGAAAGGATGCATTCCGCGCACTGGACAGAAGCATAGCTTGAAAACCAAACTTTTGGAAGCTAGGATGGAAAGCCAGAAGGTTCAGTTGCGCCATGTTCTTAAACAGAAGATTTAG
- the LOC107496499 gene encoding serine/threonine-protein phosphatase 7 long form homolog has protein sequence MVRDYANPAEHVTNYLRQPNVANRNLLPRKLDPPELWHPAVDQALRTTGFYHVSRVGQIRGHSALLSALVERWRPETHTFVLPVGEVTVTQEDVLHIFGLPIEGEVVTGWTDSSQDFLVNHSMAIFGSEPVVSSSSKSYIKLAWVRHIRDTQPLDTSESVQRYVRCHIFCLLGTTLFADKSTTYAHAKYLPLLQNFEHISTYSWGSATLAHLYRSLCRASRYDCKEMDGPLDLLFVWAWERMPFLAPIPRQQLALADIPVARRWSHHPRTRAWISKSVASIRHDIDFKEDFVWRPYLGIIIPAELHHHLDVCDTVGPLISFECVEWHPVDRVVRQYGYAQSPPLPAQAIPLDHHCYTLRGVQCHDWSTILNEWIQQWGNRRNSRLRDRNLQPIVDFIPSAEYRSWYGGLFWMYLRLSKLIQQPPYYPPQQPSHFPPQQPPQQPYAVFQSFPYHRPLLPQPSQQSPQPPHYPPQQPPHFPPQQPYAVFQPFPYHRPLLPQPSQQLPQSHRASVDRSARQSHRTPTPDSRASGSIDPHVGINTGRMNVIAAAPSGLDLNAPTQQEVVAEYIPGPSAPAKAGGSGPVEG, from the exons ATGGTTCGTGATTATGCTAATCCAGCAGAACATGTTACTAATTATTTGAGACAGCCTAATGTG GCTAACAGGAATCTGCTGCCCCGTAAGCTTGATCCGCCAGAATTGTGGCACCCGGCGGTTGATCAGGCTTTACGAACAACGGGATTCTACCATGTATCGAGAGTGGGACAGATCAGAGGGCATTCCGCCTTACTATCTGCTCTTGTAGAAAGATGGAGGCCGGAGACTCATACTTTCGTATTGCCAGTCGGCGAGGTTACAGTAACCCAGGAGGACGTGTTACACATATTTGGCCTACCGATTGAGGGAGAGGTTGTGACTGGTTGGACCGATAGTAGTCAGGACTTCTTGGTCAACCACAGCATGGCGATTTTTGGCAGCGAACCCGTTGTGAGTAGTTCATCTAAAAGTTACATAAAGCTAGCCTGGGTTCGCCATATCAGAGATACACAGCCTCTAGATACTTCGGAGTCTGTTCAACGATACGTTAGGTGTCATATCTTCTGTCTGCTAGGAACCACCCTTTTCGCGGATAAGTCAACAACATATGCCCACGCGAAGTACCTACCACTGCTTCAAAACTTTGAGCATATCAGCACTTACAGTTGGGGGTCAGCAACTCTCGCACATCTTTATAGGTCACTGTGTCGTGCATCGCGGTATGATTGCAAAGAGATGGATGGTCCGCTTGATTTGTTGTTCGTTTGGGCGTGGGAACGAATGCCCTTTCTTGCCCCCATTCCAAGACAGCAGCTTGCACTCGCTGATATACCGGTTGCACGCAG GTGGAGTCATCATCCACGAACCAGGGCGTGGATATCGAAGAGCGTGGCGTCTATAAGGCATGACATAGACTTCAAGGAAGAT TTTGTCTGGCGGCCATACCTCGGCATCATCATCCCGGCCGAACTACATCACCACCTTGATGTGTGTGACACGGTAGGGCCATTGATTTCATTCGAATGTGTCGAATGGCATCCTGTGGACCGAGTGGTTCGTCAGTACGGGTATGCACAGTCTCCCCCTCTGCCGGCACAGGCCATCCCTCTTGACCATCATTGTTACACTCTTCGGGGAGTACAGTGCCATGATTGGAGCACCATACTCAATGAATGGATTCAACAGTGGGGGAACCGCCGCAACAGTCGGTTGCGAGATAGGAATCTGCAACCAATCGTTGACTTTATCCCGTCTGCCGAGTACCGTAGTTGGTACGGTGGATTATTCTGGATGTACCTGAGGTTGTCGAAGTTGATTCAGCAGCCACCCTATTATCCACCCCAGCAGCCATCCCATTTTCCACCCCAACAGCCACCCCAGCAGCCATATGCAGTGTTTCAGTCATTTCCTTATCATCGCCCGCTTCTACCTCAACCATCACAGCAGTCGCCGCAGCCACCCCATTATCCACCCCAACAGCCACCCCATTTTCCACCCCAGCAGCCATATGCAGTGTTTCAGCCATTTCCTTATCATCGCCCGCTTCTACCTCAGCCATCACAGCAGTTGCCGCAGTCACACCGAGCATCAGTGGACAGATCGGCTCGTCAGAGCCATCGTACCCCCACACCCGATAGTCGAGCGAGTGGTTCCATCGATCCGCATGTTGGGATCAATACAGGACGTATGAATGTAATAGCAGCAGCTCCAAGCGGTCTGGACTTGAATGCGCCGACACAGCAGGAGGTTGTTGCTGAGTATATCCCTGGTCCTTCCGCTCCAGCAAAAGCAGGTGGGTCAGGTCCAGTCGAGGGATAG
- the LOC107496584 gene encoding uncharacterized protein LOC107496584: MKGTLPLCAKKRKQRCLSIAAVARVCGGEHRRRRGWSPPSELPAEEAAATVCTEKSSVVRIKGRRRRSASASGFWNLTEDRCRRSEMPNLPLLVVDSEYWVVAFKLCNFDTELHRSGDSV; encoded by the exons ATGAAGGGAACCTTACCGCTGTGTGCTAAGAAGAGGAAGCAGCGCTGCCTTTCCATCGCCGCTGTTGCCAGGGTTTGTGGAGGAGAACATCGCCGTCGCCGTGGGTGGAGTCCACCGTCCGAGCTGCCAGCAGAGGAAGCCGCTGCTACTGTGTGTACAGAGAAGAGTAGCGTCGTGAGAATCAAGGGAAGAAGACGCCGTTCCGCCTCTGCTTCTGGTTTCTGGAATCTGACAGAGGACCGCTGCCGTCGATCGGAGATGCCAAACCTGCCGCTGCTGGTGGTGGATTCGGAATACTGGGTTGTCGCGTTTAAACTCTGCAATTTCGATACTGAG TTACACAGGTCCGGAGACTCAGTTTGA
- the LOC107496387 gene encoding heat shock 70 kDa protein 16, with protein sequence MPWSHTSMKRGLSFSTHIGALQPRRRDGISRSLQQSEESLYGDGDDETIRAYSAILEDLRQLANPVENWHKDEAARVEATRDLSSYIVEYCMSADSLPPDHKEQIINECNKAEQWLREQMQQQDTLPKTSDPVFWSSDIKSKAEELQLVCQRILGSKGT encoded by the exons ATGCCTTGGAGTCATACATCTATGAAACGAGGACTAAG CTTTTCAACACATATCGGAGCTTTGCAACCAAGGAGGAGGGATGGCATATCTAGAAGCCTGCAACAGAGTGAAGAGTCGCTTTACGGTGACGGTGACGATGAAACCATACGTGCTTATTCTGCTATACTGGAAGATCTAAGACAG CTTGCTAATCCAGTTGAGAATTGGCACAAAGATGAAGCAGCCAGAGTGGAAGCTACAAGAGATTTGTCAAGTTACATTGTTGAGTACTGCATGTCTGCAGATTCTCTTCCACCTGATCATAAAGAACAG ATCATCAATGAGTGCAATAAAGCAGAACAGTGGCTAAGAGAACAGATGCAGCAACAAGATACCTTGCCTAAGACCTCTGATCCAGTATTTTGGTCAAGTGATATAAAGAGCAAGGCAGAGGAGTTGCAATT AGTGTGTCAGCGGATATTGGGATCCAAAGGTACTTAA
- the LOC107496500 gene encoding uncharacterized protein LOC107496500, translating to MEAPSFSLGLDFTFDSQPPETEPEPEPQSPIHPPPINDGNDLNQEEVPDSDPDAAPEDIEEFSSQDNDHDRLRVNAHSSTRSHPVCSSSKVSLSGSGFLTPHSSSRVTKRKEPCPDDVPVSAKMETGYRGLMFPKLTTSPLRRFKLLSDSDSDSDSDVEEIVASKENKNAAAPVQQSTTKSKCSVDQDHDLWKDFSPVKKFSIPTPAFDEFCEEYYQSVKNKGVANSGIDVAGSCSKRSLGVNTAKNKESESSGIHVAGSCGTGHTGVNSSCQGDQQHWESEGPLPPAHRYFFHADPRIQQLVRSRLSNFSPLGINKVNQQANASNIDYMGQFGNGGASAQKGPVKSSTRGNNRSRNFSAEENLGASEGWVDPRARGVSQFSNGESSRKKATKRNGSKKNQTNKSSSSNVSHTTTNWVEPKSRTSIPKDAGKRRVQASGQSVGHWFTSPEGRKVYVNKSGQELTGQAAYRQYRRESGAGSRKSKKKTSVKRENSKKRNRNN from the exons ATGGAAGCTCCATCCTTCTCTCTGGGCCTCGATTTCACTTTCGATTCCCAGCCACCTGAAACTGAACCTGAACCAGAACCACAGTCTCCAATCCATCCTCCTCCAATCAACGATGGCAACGATTTGAATCAAGAGGAAGTACCCGATTCCGACCCGGATGCCGCACCCGAAGACATCGAAGAGTTCTCCTCACAAGACAATGACCACGATCGCCTTCGAG TAAATGCACATTCATCAACAAGGAGCCATCCAGTGTGTAGCAGCTCCAAGGTCTCATTGAGTGGTTCTGGATTTTTGACTCCTCATTCGTCATCTAGGGTTACAAAACGGAAGGAACCTTGTCCTGATGATGTTCCGGTTTCTGCTAAAATGGAAACTGGTTATCGTGGGTTGATGTTTCCCAAATTAACAACTAGTCCTCTCCGAAGGTTTAAGTTGCTCTCTGATTCTGATTCCGATTCTGATTCGGATGTAGAGGAAATTGTGGCGagtaaagaaaacaagaatGCAGCTGCTCCTGTTCAGCAAAGTACAACGAAATCGAAGTGTAGTGTGGACCAAGATCATGACCTGTGGAAGGATTTTTCTCCTGTAAAGAAATTTTCGATTCCCACACCTGCGTTTGATGAGTTTTGTGAGGAGTACTATCAGTCTGTGAAGAACAAGGGAGTAGCAAATTCGGGGATTGATGTGGCTGGAAGTTGCTCCAAGAGGTCTCTTGGGGTTAAT ACAGCAAAAAACAAGGAATCTGAGAGCTCAGGGATTCATGTGGCTGGAAGTTGCGGAACAGGGCATACGGGAGTTAATTCTAGCTGCCAAGGTGATCAGCAGCATTGGGAGTCTGAAGGGCCTCTTCCTCCTGCTCACCGGTACTTTTTCCATGCTGATCCAAGGATTCAGCAATTGGTCCGCAGCAGACTCAGTAATTTTTCTCCGCTAGGCATCAACAAAGTGAATCAACAAGCTAATGCGTCAAATATCGATTACAT GGGACAATTTGGCAATGGGGGAGCTTCTGCCCAGAAAGGTCCTGTTAAGAGCTCGACAAGGGGGAATAACAGATCAAGAAATTTTTCTGCTGAGGAAAACTTAGGTGCTTCCGAAGGCTGGGTGGATCCTAGAGCCAGAGGTGTTTCGCAGTTCAGCAATGGAGAATCTTCTAGAAAGAAAGCAACAAAGAGGAATGGCTCTAAGAAGAACCAGACAAACAAATCAAGTTCTTCGAATGTTTCGCATACTACTACAAACTGGGTGGAACCCAAGAGTCGCACCAGTATACCAAAGGATGCGGGCAAACGGCGTGTTCAAGCAAGTGGTCAATCCGTTGGTCATTGGTTTACATCACCTGAAGGAAGAAAG GTTTATGTCAACAAAAGTGGACAGGAGCTAACAGGCCAAGCTGCATATAGACAGTATCGGAGG GAGAGTGGTGCAGGATCCAGGAAGTCAAAAAAGAAAACTAGTGTCAAAAGGGAAAATTCCAAGAAGAGAAACCGAAACAATTGA